The following are from one region of the Halogeometricum sp. S3BR5-2 genome:
- a CDS encoding SRPBCC family protein, whose protein sequence is MATYTRRTRVAAPLSEVWEFHSKISGLEALTPEWMNLDVVAVRGPDGEPDPEELLTGSKVRMSMRPLGIGPAQRWTSHIVEREYGGGTAMFRDEMVGGPFRKWVHTHQFYADGDETLVEDRLEYELPGGPVGRAASPAAVVGFEPMFRYRHRKTKELLESGIRARGRRDE, encoded by the coding sequence ATGGCCACGTACACCCGTCGGACGCGGGTCGCCGCCCCGCTCTCGGAGGTCTGGGAGTTTCACTCGAAGATATCTGGACTGGAGGCGCTGACGCCCGAGTGGATGAACCTCGACGTCGTCGCCGTCCGCGGCCCCGACGGCGAACCCGACCCCGAGGAACTGCTGACCGGGTCGAAGGTCCGCATGTCGATGCGACCGCTCGGCATCGGCCCGGCCCAGCGGTGGACCTCCCACATCGTCGAACGCGAGTACGGGGGCGGCACGGCGATGTTCCGCGACGAGATGGTCGGCGGCCCGTTCCGCAAGTGGGTCCACACCCACCAGTTCTATGCCGACGGCGACGAGACGCTCGTCGAGGACCGCCTGGAGTACGAACTGCCGGGCGGTCCCGTCGGCCGGGCGGCGTCGCCGGCGGCCGTCGTCGGCTTCGAACCGATGTTCCGCTACCGCCACCGAAAGACGAAGGAGCTACTGGAGTCGGGCATCCGGGCGCGGGGTCGACGGGACGAGTGA